The sequence below is a genomic window from Cicer arietinum cultivar CDC Frontier isolate Library 1 chromosome 6, Cicar.CDCFrontier_v2.0, whole genome shotgun sequence.
TTGAGGGGGACATTAACCTAACAACAATCTTGATACGATTATAATAATAATCCAAACCTGCTTACTTTATTGAGTTTAATAAAAGCAACAACGAGGTGCTTTCGACAATGTGAAGTTTTCTGGATGGCAAAGTTTCACTTGTAGCCTAGCTGCCACCTAAAGTTGTGTGATTGCACTTGCAACTTAATAAGACaatgtatatttagtttgacttTTAGATgttttcaaattgattctaAATATACAGAATTCAATTTGATATCGATAGGTTTAATTCAATTGATATCGATAGGTTTAATTCAATTGATGAATATAAATATTGATAAGTTAAATATTACGAGTTTGAACATCATATTATGGAATTGTATGTGAATTTGTTTATCAATTATCTATACAAAAGGAAATCATTTTTCAAAGTTTTCATCCATTTGTTGCaggttttgaaaaaaaattagaatatgaaaaaatttaaaaattgtttcaaacggaaaaactattttgtaattaatatttttaataaaaaaaaagttcattAATGTGGACAAACACCAAaccatttcatattttttttaaaatctctaacAAATAGtctttaaattattgaatattaaaataattttttttataatggtaCCAAATAGACTCTAAATTTTTTGGAGTGAAATTGATTTAGCATctagaattaattttaatttaaaattaaaatttgtgacTCTTgacttaaaatatgattttattgttcaactcatttttacaaaaatatctaaacataaatcattttagattgaaaaaaactttaactaaaacaaaatcattcaacgtttatttttgttatcattgaATCAAATTCACAAAATGTTATCTATTATGGGAAAGAAGCTCTCAAGTTAATGAATTAACATAATTGAATTCGAACAAGTCTTTGATTTCAAGAAATATATGCAAGTAAATGATAAATCTGACAATGTAAACCAATTGATTGCTAGAATGGATGCAACAagaaattcaaattaatcatatatttttgaCTAAAATCACATTAATACTAGTCAAAATCAATTCTGACATAATCtaccataaaaaaaaagtatgaaatATTCTTCTTTTCAGTGTAGGTGAAACATTTCTATCgaagtatttgataaaaaaaaaaaaaaaaaagctacaaAGACAcgtttgtttttaaaacaatctaCAAAAACACTATAGGATACAAAGATCTAAGAAATACTATACCAGAATTAAATCCTTAATGAATTTAATGAAATCTAAACATTAACATAACCCACACAATTATCACCATGTGTAATTAAACCAGTAGTGATATTATATTGACTAGTACAATTTAATTCAACTCCAACTTTCCTcttaaacaaattcaaaattttcaccTTTCCATCCATCTTTGTATAGCTGCTAATATTCAAAGCTTGATCTCTAAGATCTATGATCCATTTTGGATTATTCACAAGCTTCGCCGCAATAATCTCCATCGTTGCGTTAAATCTTGATGTTCTTCGAGCCTTAGATTTCCCTGCCGGTGTTAAACCGCCTCCAATTTCAACTCCATTATAATAAACATGTGTTCTTACTGCTTTGTACTTGAAAGTGAATGAATTTGTATTCTTCACCGAAATATCAGCAAGAATAGTAACGTTATCATTAACGTTACTATTAACGCTGAAATTTCCACTTATAAGGGTAACACCGTTCATTCTAACTTCAGGTTCTTTGACATTGTAGACGGTGAAAGCTAGAACAATAATTATGACTACGAATAATAAAAACAGAGCAGTGATACAACCACACCAACGTATACACTTTTTAATGCGAATTGTTTGTTGTTCAGACATGTGTTGCTGTTGATTTTCTGCACTTGGGCTGCTGAAATGAGTTGATAATGATATGAAATTTGGTGCTATGCTTTTGAATTGCTCCCTCTCTGTATGAGCCATCTTTGATTTCTTATGACTTTGATTTTCTGTGTTCTTTTTGCCACTTACATATATTATAGTTTACTACACCTCCCTACTTTTTTATAAGGCACTTtttatgttaaataaaaaacatatgtagagtattttattTGTCCTCTTCTGTATAAGTAttcttaacttttaaaaaaattgaaatatgacTTCTAGTAATTGAGTATTCTAACTTAAAATAAGTAATTGGATATTCTAATTAGAGATTTAAATCGTTTACTTTATTTAGTTcatatattaatgattattaaatctaaatcaaatgatttaaatattagaTGTACAGTATttcactttaaattttattaaaaattaaaattaacatttagatcatttaatttaattttaaatatgttgATGGTTGAATTgagatgaaaaagaaaaaaactctaGAAATAAAATGTGCCGAAGCAGTCAATGAGTGGAATTATACACGGCAGGaaatagtataatatttttgtaattagaTGTAGATCCATAAACCATTCTCATGTCATGTGTTAGCGTTTTCAAATGgttgataatgataatgattatGATGACTCGTTGTCTtgacttttaaatttaacttaaaGATTGAGGCATTAAAGAGGAGTCGGTCCACGATTGATTTATTCCAATACGCGTTTACACCAATGGCCACGGCTTGAGAACCGTTGACTATATAATTAATGGGTATGGCTTGAATTAATGGGAAGGAGATGattagaaatattaaattaagacAATTGAAATTGGAAGGAATCAAGTATTGGCGTGATGGAAACGATACTTCTACTCTTTCTAGAACCAACATGATACGCAGATATTAGATTTTccatgttttttttcctttcaaaaatcaatgttaataatttatattgttgGTATTTTTAGTGAGGATGAAGATCGAATTGAAAATTTCTTTATTGCTGATCTCTAACTCTCATATTTCAGtcatcaaattaatattatatccCTTCTTAacagattaaatatatttttgtgagaatcagttaattcatatacaatacatattttttatgtatgaaTTTAATGAAACTATAATATCAATGTAAATACTTTTATACCGTCGGTTAACATAAGTCACGAGATGTATAATTATTGGTTAATGAAAATtacaattatataataaaatagttaaattaatatCTCTTATTAACTAACCCTAAAATTATATTACGGTGAGTCATTTTTTCCCTTTTATGTTTATTTGAAATGTTCATATATGTAgatagtttttaatataattaaaagctAAAGATTTAATAACGATCAAAAAGTTGGTACTAATAGTAACAACATCATCATCCACACATcgatatttgaaatttgaatattattcttatttaattttttggtgtgaaattattaatgatttatttataatcaaggttctttaaaaattattttcaattgaaattaaGGACAAATTAGTTGATCTATTTTACGACATTATAGATCACAAATacgatttttaaaaatttcaacataaaaaaattcGTCTCAGTAGatgcaataataataatggtatttaatattattctataaattatatatatatatatattataagagaacaataaaatattttaagagaatttgatttaataaaatttaatttagatcTAATTGTTATCGATTaacttttaacttttaattcttCTGCTAGAATTTTACtttcaaaatcataaaaattgtcGTGTTTCACCTAAAAAACTCTTTAGCATACTTAATGATTACGCTTATTTTGTCTATGCATGTTCGtgagttgatttttttatttttctttagagtTTCTATTTTTTAGTCTAGAGATACTAATGCTTTTGGCTATATCGATTTTAGACCATGTTACAAAGTTTAGGAATCGATTACTTTGTGAAAAACAGTTTAGATaatgaaatttaaatgaattttcaATAGTAGAGAATATAATATCACACAAATGAAATATTTAGGGGTATTGtgaattaaattaacaataaaaattcataaataaaaaaaattgcagcAGACAAGTTTTCCATAACAGAATCAACTTTTCAAAAACGCATAtctgagaaagaaagaaatcagTATACGAGAGTGTAACAAAATCGGGGACACATATCTGAAAAACTAAGAACGAAATTCGCAGCAACTCGTCTTCATCAACATAGATCTGAGAATGAAATCGACGAAGACTGATCGGAGATCTTTCTCAGTGGATTCATTACAACCTTTAAATCAAACCACAACCAATTCTCAACAAGGAAGCAACAACAAACGGTTCacttttttcatttgatttaaaaaaaatatcaaattaaatctTTGCCACTCATTTTTGTTTTGTGTGTGGGTTCTAAGAGAGATTAAAGGGAGGGgaaaaaacagaagaaaaataatttgtgtGATGAATTGAGCATATGTTCAGGATTTTTTTGTTGGGTTTACATGACTATAATGGGGTTAGAGATGATTATTATGGAAAGAGGAAGGGGGAGGGCCAAAGAAAAaaaccataaattttttaaactactattttttagtaattttttaattgaagttATTTGgtctatgttttttttaatgattttaagtaattctttaaaattttaatttaggtTTAGTTATCATTAATGCaatgtggttttttttttaaaatagatttaattgtagttttggttcATCTATTATTATTGATTCATGGAattggttctttattttaaatttgtcttcACTCTCTTaaacttttaaacaaaaaaatgacgatttaatatatttttagtgacatgatatacaattctatgatatagaaTTATATAGATGCATTGgttatttatatgtcattaattaaattaaaaatatgaaaaaaaattcgaAGTTGAAAACTAAGTTTTTactgtgttttattttaatttcatgaatGTAAATCATTCTaatcatatgtcacgttatttaaagtaTCTAACGCCattgttttttagttaaaatatcaTAGAGCGagaccaaaattgtcgacttttaaaataaaggagaccaatttcataaataaataaaaataaaaagattaaaactgtaattaagtaaaaaaagatATAACTTTTATCTCTGTGAGCATGAATTTTAGATATAAATCAGAGATCAAAATTAAAGAATTTGGTATTATAGAGATATAGTACATTTGTGTAagactttattaaaaaaaattgactttatatttaaaaaattaatttttatgataaattatttttaaatagtagaaattgttttaaatttattttttattgattaaaaaaataattttgacattcaataatttaaatattcattattaaagattttaacaAGATAAAATCATATGTTTTTTAAATgtatctttcaaaaataatttttattaatagttttttattttaattatgttttgaattttcattatacaaaaatattatagtaaatagataaaatacttaaaataatattttaaaataaactaaaaacaaGATTGTGTGAGTAAAATTGTGATGATGTATGAGTAAAATTGAGTCAATCAgttaaatttcaaacatcaAGATTGTCTGATCAGACTCGATGAATTAAGCATCGATGCTCaactaaaaaactaatatatatacatgGCGAATACCTCAAAAGAACGTCATAAGGATGTCATCCACCTTAACTTACATCAAAATTGACAAAGCCACatgaaacaaagaataaatATGTACAAGACATGCCAAGTTACAAGTTAAATAATGGTACTACGTTTGATAGAGAAATTCTAATTATAAGCCACAATCCAAGATACAAATTGTATATTCTCTCATTATGTGTAATTATCCTATATATCCGtgaataagaaaacaaatattatttgtgTGACAGAAACTTAGATTGATAAATCTAATTGTAATTAATTGTATTGTTTGTCCTCTCTTAGAGACTTATCAATTATCAGTGTCATAGACACAAACCCCTTTTATAAAacactaataattaataaatacaatttaGTAGATGATTTTGCATAGAAGTGTGGATATTAAAGaatcaaaaaattgaaatttggcctttggaaattttttttttaagaaattaaatatacaaattttaatgcactatttttatatttgattttttcgaATGCGCTTTAtgtaccattttttttaatttggatgaaattttcaaatacgacaactattttgaaatgaataaagtaagatttttaaaattttaagaaatgaaTTACATAATTTCTAAGATAAATTTCTACATTTGATTCATTCCATGTGCCATTAAGGCAATTGTTATCatttacttttataaataatttaccCTTGATTGATTGTGTTTCATGAGAATGAGAATACCAAATTATTAGTACTATTATCCCTGCCCTAACTATATGAACCATTTGAATAAATAATGAGAACTAAGAAAGTTGATTGCcatgttaaatttgataaaaaaaatggatatgATTTTACAAATTTACTTCAAAAGAGagaatttattgatatttttattagaatATTTATTACGGATCGTAAAAAAATGTAACATAATTAGACATAAATAGGTAAAagaataattaatgaaatttaaaattttaaaaatatcttataaacagagaagaaaaaaaaaaaaaaaactcaacagAGTCCTATTTAGCAACGTGGTAAATTTGCTATTTGGCAACAACATTACCAAATAGGTGGCTGTTCATAACATCTATCAAGACAAGATAAGGAGTGCAAAGGGTGGAACATTATTATGAGAAAATTTAAGTAACTATTGAGTCTTAAGAACCGAATTGTT
It includes:
- the LOC101511140 gene encoding late embryogenesis abundant protein At1g64065-like, with product MAHTEREQFKSIAPNFISLSTHFSSPSAENQQQHMSEQQTIRIKKCIRWCGCITALFLLFVVIIIVLAFTVYNVKEPEVRMNGVTLISGNFSVNSNVNDNVTILADISVKNTNSFTFKYKAVRTHVYYNGVEIGGGLTPAGKSKARRTSRFNATMEIIAAKLVNNPKWIIDLRDQALNISSYTKMDGKVKILNLFKRKVGVELNCTSQYNITTGLITHGDNCVGYVNV